The Sesamum indicum cultivar Zhongzhi No. 13 linkage group LG6, S_indicum_v1.0, whole genome shotgun sequence genomic interval TTGAGATCGCAAACTATAAGCATCTTCATCAACCCCGGCAGCTCGTGCAACATCACCCCAAGTCAAGTCATTATCTTCAAATACTGTAGCATTCTCTTCATCACTATCAAGAGTCAATCTCCATAACAACCACTCATTACTCTCATCAATTTCATCCAAAATAATAGGATCTATTGCATCACGTGCATCATATCGCCTCTTCAAAGTTCTATTATACTTGATGAAAACTAAATCATTGAGGCGTTTTTgctcaaatttatttcttttcttagaaTGAAGctgcataaatttaaatttgtaatttagtaacactgaaataaaaattatatctatcaaatatcaataaatagtAGCATACTTACATGTTAAAAAACACTCCAGTTTCGCTCACAACCCGATGAACTACAGGTTAggctcaaaattttgattgtaaaattttgcaaattcgGAGCTGATCCTCCAAAATTAGTCCACCATTCAGCTAgacatttcaaaaattaaaaaacttaatataaGTAGCATATAGTTCAAAAAtgaacttttattaaaattataaaatatagttctCATTACCTGGTGTTTTTGTAGTCCTATGTCTTATTGCAAAAGGCATCCCAAAAAGTCCTTCTACGTTTTTGTACGTTGAAAATTCACTAATAATCTTATCTTGCAATTCAGTAGTTGGAACTAGTCTCCAAATGGAACTATATAAACCTTGCATAACCTCTGTATCTTGTTCTATATTAGGATGTGCATAAAAGAACTCTAGGTTCAAGTAGTAACCAGCTGCATGCAAAGGCCTATGAAGTTGAACATTCCATCTAGCATCAATCAATGCAAACACATCTTTATACTTCTCTTCATTGTTGGAAAATGAAGCAGCAATAGCTTCCTTGGCTCGGTCCATGGCTTCATAAATATAACCCATTGGTGGTTTTCTTTCACCATCTACCAATTGAAGCACCTTGACTAGTGGACCAgcaattttaataatgtaaaGGACATGGTTCCAAAAGGAAGGCATCAAAATGACACTTGCTACTAATTTGCCTTGTGCTTCTCTCGCATACCTACTCTTAGTCCACTGTTCAGATGTAAACATCTTCCTCAAATTCCCCTTTTGAATATGGAATCGCTTCAAAGTTAGAAATGCAGTGGCAAAGCGAGTTTTTGCTGGCCTAACCATCTCTCTACTCTTAGTAAAATCTCTCATAATATCTAAGAGAGGTGGCCTATTATATATGTAGGCATTAATCATCACACCCCGCTCATATGTCTTTTTCAAATTAGGAAGTTTGAAAATATCTTCAAACATCAAATCTATATAATGAGCTGCACAAGGCGACCAGTATAAATGTGGGTATTTTGCTTCTAATATTTTTCctgttatttaataataagtaaagaattaaaaaataaaatattaaataataaaattagataataagtaaaagaacgtaaagtatataaattatttttaaaagaactCTCACCAGCTAAAACGTTTGCGCTTGCATTGTCTATGACCACTTGAATCACATTTTTCTCCCCAACAAGTTGCACATACTTATCTAGCAACTCAAACATTTTTTCGCCCGTATGAGCATACGATGATCCATCCACAGATTCTATGAATTTGCTTCCTTTTGGGCTattcaccaaaaaattaatgagcCTCATTTGTCTTGTATCAGTCCAACCATTTGCCATTAACGTGCAACTGTATTTAGCCTGAATCTCATCATAGTCTTTCAAAATGAGACGAGTGTGTTCCAATTCCTTTTTAAATAAGTGACCCTAACCTCATGATAGCTAGAGGGCTTCATACCAGGGCCAAATTGGCCAAGAGCTTCAATTGCTGGTCCAAAACTATCTGCTCTTACGGTGTTGAATGGGATCCCGGTATCGTACATCCACCGACAAAACTTTTGTACGGCATACTCCCCCATTTTCTTCCTATTCTCATCAAACAACTTCCCACCGTCTatgtttttcctttgtttcACTACCTCATCAGCatctttcataaaatataggTCAATAGGATCCATTGATCTTGGCTTtctttgttgtattttttgtgcaACAGAGAAAGATTGAGTAGATGAGCCTCCTTCAGATGGACGCTTGCCATGactaatatcttttatttgaGTTTCCCAGTTCCACTGCTCTTGTTCTTCAGCAATATCATCAAAATGTGGTATTGCATCCATCTGGTCTTTcagttgtttctttttttccacATATTCTCTAATCTCAGCCCTCACATGCTCGGGACATTTCGGACACGGTTTGCTATTACGAAAACCACCAATAAGGTGTTGTTTGTGTCTCGTAATCCCTCCTTTGTGTACTTTTGCACAAAAGTTACACTTAAcagtatttgtgttgttagGATCAGGTAAGGATGCATAATTCCATCCTGGATCCTTTTGGTTTGAAGCTTCAGACATTcttaaataaacaaagattaatctgaaaataaaataaaaaactaagtTTGGATGTATCATgtattatatgataaaaattaatatagattaCAGATTTATAAgaacttaaaaaatacagtttatagaattcaaaaaaaaaaaaatacagattacagattttcaaaaaaaaaatacagattattacaaatttaaaaaaaattacattaattaaataaatattttaagaactTTAAGTATGTTGCATCATGCATGCAGTTTTGACTTTTGAGTTTCATGATTTTTGGCAAAAATCTAGAATACCGTTGAAGTGTGAACAGCAGCGGCAAGAAAGAAGATGCTTATAAGAAGAGAAGATGCTTATAAGCAGAGAAGATGAGAActagagaagaaaagaaaaagtgttgGCAATGACAGAGGATTCGTAGAAGAGAAAAACTGAAAGAGAGAACTGAAGAGTCTCATGCATGGCAAattccttttttaaaatagggtttttttttttttaaattcatggGCCTGGGCGGGCTGCAGCCCATCCAGCAGCCCGCTGCCCAAGCTCCTTCACTATGGCGCGCGTCTGGGCAATGCTGAAATAGCGCCCAGGCGCACGCTAAGGCGACGCCATGGTGAAGGCGGCCTTTAACTACACTGGTTGTCGGCTTGTTTATGCCaaagcggcaaaactcgaACAGATTATGTTACATCAGCGGGCAAAACTCCAATGGATGAAGGGTGGTGACTAGTGCTCTCGGGTTTTCTTTCGCAAGATTGCTCAGCGTCGGACAGGTCGAAGAGTAGTACAAATTATAGATGCACATGGAATCACACACAGGGAACCAAATGCAGTGACTCAGGAATTTGTGTCCTACTATCAATCCTTGCTAGGAGGTGATAGGCGCAAACAGGTGATGAATCTACCGTTTCTCAGACCTTGGGCATGACATATATTGGAGGATGAGGAGCGCACCCAGTTTGTGCAGTCCTTCAGTGTTGATGATGttaaaaatgtcatttttgaTATTGATGAGGACAGCTCCGGGACCGGATGGATACTCATTCGGGTTCTACAAAGCAGCTTGGTTAGTAGTGGGGCAGGAGGTGACAAAGGCGGTACTGGATTTATTTTCCATGGGGAAGCTACTTAAACAAATCAATTGTACACTTCTGGCGCTTATTCCCAAGGTACATTCTCCGATTACTGTTAGTGATTTTAGACCTATTTCATGTTGCAATGTgctgtataaaattattgcaaaattcaTTGTCCAAAGACTGAGTGGGGTcttggataaaattattagcCCTTGCCAGCGTGCGTTTGTTCCTAGACGGAGTATATGAGATAATATTATGTTAGCACAAGAATTATTTGGGGGCTATAATCATACACGGTCGCCACCGAAATGTGCATTGAAAGTGGATATTCGAAAGGCCTATGATACTGTTGAGTGGGACTTCTTATACGTGGTTTTATAGCTTTTCGATTTCCCAGAGGCATTTAATGGGTGGATCATGGAGTTTGTCACTTCAGCCTCATTCTCCGTTAGCATAAATAGGAAACCACATAGGTTCTTTGTGGGTGCTAGAGGACTTAGACAGGAGGATCCTTTGTCACCATACCtctttgtgcttgtgatggaggtACTGCGTATTGGATTCTTGCAACTAATTGAGCAGGATATGAGATTCACAttccattggaaatgtgaAACTTCATGGGTTTTTCAGTTGGGATTTGCGGATGACCTATTACTATTTTTTCGGCAAACATTGAGTCGATCAGCGTGCTAAAAGATGGGATGGATCTTTTCTCCTCATGGTCCGGACTATGactcaattttgaaaagagCCGTGTCATTATATCACGATCAGCCCAGGGTGTGAAGGAGGAAATCCTAGACGTGCTGGGATTCTAGGAGGGTCATCTCCCGATAAGGTATTTGAGACTCCCTTTATTATCCTCTAGATTAACTATTTCTGATTTCCAACCACTACTTAGTAAGACTAATGAACATATTAATGGTTGGGATGGCTTGGCACTCTCGTATGCAGGGAGGGtgcaaatcattaaatctgttCTTATGGCATTGAGTGTGTATTGGGGCTCTGCTTTCATACTTCCAAAGGGGATCATCAAAGAAATCGAAAAGCGTCTAAGAAATTTTCAGTTGAAAGGTATGGGCAACAGTGGATATGCCAAAGTAGCATGGAAGGAAGTATGCAAGCTTAAGGACGAGGGAGGTCAAGGGCTGAGAGACATCGATACACTCAATCGTGCACTGATGTGTAAGAAGCTTTGTGAAGTCATAAGGTGTGAGAGAACTTTCATATGGGTGGATTGGCTGTTTCATGAGCGCCTATGAAATACATCTATTTGGACCATATCGGAGCAACGAAGAccatggggatggagaaaaCTTCTGCGCCTACGACATTGGTTGCGTTCAGTAGTAGAATACCGAATTGGTGATGGTAGTACCTTCTACTTGTGGAAGGACCCTTGGCATCACTTGGGAGCTCTCATAAACAAATTTTCGCTGGGACCTATCACCATGGGATTGGATGCTTCTATTCCATTGTGCTCGGTTATACATGATGGCCAGTGGTACTGGCTAATGATCACGGACAGAGAGTATTTAGAGATTACACTCATGTTACCCCAAATATTTGGAGGTGATGACCGCATAGTATGGAGATTCCCTAGGAGCAGTCCTACGACCCAGGacatttatctccttataatGTCGCCTGGATCAAAAGTAGGTTGGACTTcgctactttcgggttctttgaaGATCCCTCGACATATGTTCATATTATGGCTAGCGATCTTGGAAAAGTTGGCCACTACGGACAAGCCGTGGTTGTCCCACCTCTGCAACTGTGTACTTTGTAATGAGGATATGGTGGAATCACATACccacttattcttccgatgcagatATAACAGACGTTGCATTAGCTCTATCAGACAGCTGACCCGGTTCCCTTGGCCCAATAGGGATTGGGCAAGGGATATTGATTGGGGGACGAAAAAGTGGAGAGGGAAGCACATCATCAATGTCGCCTACCGTGCATTACTTGGCTCGTGCATTTATCATATATGGAAGGAGCGGAATATGAGAAAATTCGAGCATGAGGAGAGACTGCCTTCTACATTGGCTAGGTTAATTGTAGAGGATATTCGGTACCGAATAATTAGCATTGAGTTAGCTAGTTTTGTGCGTACACGTGCATTATACAGACAATGGCGTATTTCTTGGCCTATTGAGAATAGTGCCTAGATGAGAACGTTGttatactataattttacacatttatgaagattacattttttcaaaaaaaaaaaaaaagtatagcAATGACTAATtaatgggataattatacatcTATCTTCCTCACgtataatctatttatataaattctttttattttttaaaaatttataataatattatttatataaatcattcttattttttaaaaattacacatacactcTCATAAACATCAacaatattacacaaactactcttatttttttattatctgagatgatttatataattacaaaaaatatgaatgattCTACAAATAGATCATAAAAAGGAGCGTAAATGTAATAATTCctgaattaattttcatttcttaataatttgaGCCATATTAGAAACAACTAGAACAAAAATCggattattgaattatatatattattttggaaaatttgcAAGCAAATCTcctgtgatattacaaatgagcaaattactcttatgaaaaaaaatagcaattccttttttatattttgtaaaatacaataatttacctcccttatttttaaaataaaataatttaccttcttaaaCGGAGAGGTAAATAAAGTACATGGAGTAAATATTaggattaataatattttaactccCTATAAAACTATAAGTTAGCAAAAAATTCCCTAAACAAGAAAAGCGCAAATAGGGAGGGTTATTCAACATTAATATgcttatatatgtaaatgagGACAAAACAGATATTACACATGTCAGAAGTCatgtaataattacattttgtgtgtcttttttttttctttttaggagtttttgttcattaaaattttaatctaatttgaaCATATTAAATTGTGCGAATTAGACATATAAATCAATAGTGAAATAATTcatattctttaatattttttactcaatataaaataatcagtAGTGGTCTTCAAACATTTGGTCAACATA includes:
- the LOC110012084 gene encoding uncharacterized protein LOC110012084; protein product: MSEASNQKDPGWNYASLPDPNNTNTVKCNFCAKVHKGGITRHKQHLIGGFRNSKPCPKCPEHVRAEIREYVEKKKQLKDQMDAIPHFDDIAEEQEQWNWETQIKDISHGKRPSEGGSSTQSFSVAQKIQQRKPRSMDPIDLYFMKDADEVVKQRKNIDGGKLFDENRKKMGEYAVQKFCRWMYDTGIPFNTVRADSFGPAIEALGQFGPGMKPSSYHEAKYSCTLMANGWTDTRQMRLINFLVNSPKGSKFIESVDGSSYAHTGEKMFELLDKYVQLVGEKNVIQVVIDNASANVLAGKILEAKYPHLYWSPCAAHYIDLMFEDIFKLPNLKKTYERGVMINAYIYNRPPLLDIMRDFTKSREMVRPAKTRFATAFLTLKRFHIQKGNLRKMFTSEQWTKSRYAREAQGKLVASVILMPSFWNHVLYIIKIAGPLVKVLQLVDGERKPPMGYIYEAMDRAKEAIAASFSNNEEKYKDVFALIDARWNVQLHRPLHAAGYYLNLEFFYAHPNIEQDTELHSKKRNKFEQKRLNDLVFIKYNRTLKRRYDARDAIDPIILDEIDESNEWLLWRLTLDSDEENATVFEDNDLTWGDVARAAGVDEDAYSLRSQSTIEPREEEEDEEENFNDFEEEAEYISTDENENNGNESEESEDYLVESDD